The DNA region GAGTGAAATTTTGATGGGTAAGGCGAAGAAGGAGGCAGAATCGGTCGTTGGAAAATGGAAGGACCATGACATTTTGAAGAGATTGGAGTGGACATATAACCCTGAGGTGGAGAAAAAGGTATATGATCTTGAGGATGAGGTTGTTGAGGAGACCCAAAATGTGGATTTTGAAGGAATTGTTAGTGGGGTAGTTGATGGTAATATACAAGAAGATAACAAGGCTTGGTGGGAGCTGGATTCTGATGGTGATGTTTCTTCACAATCATTGAAAAGATTGGAGTGGAGATATAACCCGGAGGTGAAGAATAATGTATGTAGTTTTGAGGATGAGGTTGCTGAGGAGACTGAGAATGGGGATTTTGAAGGTATTGTTAGTGGGGTAGATGAGGATTACATGCAAAAGGAAGACAGCATTGCTTGGTCAGATCTGGGTTCTAATGTTGATGCTGTTTCTTCACAATCTAGTGGATGACTGCTTGTAGTTTTGTATCTTAGAGTTTGGTATATGGTAAAGTTAACTTATCTTCTCTTGCCAAGCATTTATCAGATAATGTTTTAATAGATTTGAAGAATTAGATTGCCTATCAacgaaaggaaaaaaaattgaaaaattaaatcgTCGATTGTCTTTAGTAAATAATGgatgattttgatttatttatgtttcatgCAATGAATCATGATATGATGGACGTTAagttatatacacacacacacatatgatGGACATGCTGGGCTGTCTAATGCTATGTTGAATCGACATCCAGGACTAGCATTAGACAGCCCAGCATAGCATCCAGTTAATTTTGGTGGTGCTTTCATGATAACTGTAGGAGCTCTCTAGCACTATTTGTTTGATCAACCTTTACACAGTACTGGATGCATCATAAATGTGTTGTATGATGCATCAAATGTCAACCAAAATTAACTGCTTTTCTAGTTGCCGCTGGTCTTACTCAGCATTTTTGTAGAACATGCCAGTGAAGTTTAACTCAATTTACACCTCTCTTTGTAAAAGGTAAAGTCAAGACCTCGAGGGTGAGGCCATGGATTAAGATTTAGTGAGCATGTATTGTACTAGTGAAAAAAAGGGTTGTAGTAATATGGAAGTCTAGGAAACTTTGAAGAATGTTTCTCATAAGTGGCCATCCGCACTTGTTTTGAAGTTGACACACGAAATCATATTTGGTGTCTTAATTTGTATACCATGGGCCAAATTCTTTTCTCATGAAATTTTGATATTCTATAATTTTGTTCCAACCCTACTAGTTCTTTGAACTTTAGTTTTGTCGATCAGTAACTTATACATTGATGTTATGTTTAGTGGAGGTGTGAGTTTTCAGTTGTCTGTATCTGTCTCTTTGGATATAGCTGCTACAGTATTTCTAGGGATCAAGGTTGTTCTCTCTAATCTTTGGTGTGCTgtgactttttagtttttaacttgTACCATAAACAGAGCCCTTTTCTGCTCTTCATATTGTATATTTCTTTTGCTGTCAGCTGGTTGGAGTCcttgaaaacaaaacaacattTAACAATTTTGCAAAAGAGAAGGTTAATTCTCACATTAAGATCTTTTGAAAGCTTCTTTGATATGATCAGAGAGTCCCAAAATTGTTGACATTTTAAATTGGGAACATAAAACAACTAAGGACTTGTTGGCCTCTTGCATTGTTCTTTGTGACCTTCCATTGTCGTTGGCTTCTTGCATTGTTGTTTATACGCATGTGGTTCAAACCTTCCATATCTTCATGATCCAGACATTTGATGCAGTAGTCTGTAAGGTTCACATGTATCCGATCATTAAAAAATGATTAGAATCTTCATGAATTCTTAGGGTAATTTCACCATGAGATTACTAAAATCTTATAAATCTATTTTGAAATGTGTGAGATTAGATTTTATCACAGATGAATAAAAGTTGACGGTTAGGAAGTCGGtatctatttaaattttgatgacAAAATAAATGCAGTTTACTCATTTCAAATGTATGGATCAGAGAAGTTCTTTAAAATTCTAAAGAATCTTAATCCTATAATGTAAACTTTTATAGTTCTTGTAGTTTCCTTCACAGCATGAAGAAACAACCAAAGCGCAAGACGGACAAAAACCAAATATTCTTTTAGCAAGTCTGTCTATATGATcctgtccaaaaaaaaatgttgacaaaTTTTGACACAGTCAAAACTTTACTACACATATCTACTCAGGCGTTTGGAaacttgaatttggattttaaatcaatagatttcaaatgccttgatttcaaatccattgatTTTCGATGTCATTTCAAGTCCAACTCCTTGATCTTTCAAAACTATTCAAACAAAGTATTTGAATATTAATCACTCAAagccaaatacaaatatttaaatCTTACTATCTAAACACGCTATTTGATCATAGAGCACGCAAAGGATGCTACAGTCTCAAGAAGTAAAAGGTTAAACAGCGGCCTTTCATGTAGAAACAAGAAAGGTGCTCTCAATGTCATTCAAAAACGTAGGAACTACTCCAGAAAACCATTATGCTGTTAGACTCTTGAACTATCCGATCATTAATTTTGAATAGTTGCGTCATAAATCATAATGCAAGTAATTATTAAGATTCTGGCAGAACCACTGCAATAAGGATAATTGAAGTTTCAATCAATTGCAGACTTGGGGTTCTACTTTATATTGAGCTTTAACATAATCTTCACAATCAATCCCCATGAATatcttttcctcaaaaaaaaaaaaatccccatgaatattttattcccttttacttttatttatactaATACTAGCGCTTGTAATAATTTGCACTTGAACATGAAATCTCTAGTTTTTTAGCCAAATCTCCCTTTTTTTTAGGATAGGATAGGAAACTTATATTAGAAATACACCTTGTCCTTGCAAATAGACTCGTACCTCTTTGGTGAATTGAGTTGCACTTCCAGCTGAGGCTTGGACTCTCAGAGAGAACTGGCTTCCGTCGTTCCACAACAAGATCAATACTcatataaaatgataaattgaattcataaaatccaaaaatcatTCACAAGAAAAGCATCCTTTGATTCCTTTCACATGGTTGTTTCCTATTTCCTTGGTTTCAGCTTCACTAGTTGATAATAATATCCACATAGCTAGGACCCATCAAAAGTTATCTAGTTCATACTTCATACAGATTCAGAATCCAATTATCCCCATGTACCAATGAGTGAAAATGATAAGGATCTCAGTAGACGagacaaagaataaaacaaaGAGATCCAAGACCCTGACCCCCCCAAAAACCCCACAACCCAAATTCTCGAAACATAGGTACCAATCATAAACATCCCCATGTAACAATTAAGCAGAACATGTACAAAAAGTAATACAGAATGCTCATAATGTTTAAGTTTTAAGATCATACAATTACACCCGTGCCTTCAACATTACTTTGATCGTTGTTGGTTTCATTATAGTACTTGCATAGAACCTTGCACTTAACCGCACTGCCATAGACATAGAATCCAGGTGCAACCATGATACGAACCTCCGCAGATGGAACCAACTGTTTCACCTTATCTCCACCCATGTCCTCCATGTAAACCCCATCAAACCCAACCCCTAAATCCACTCTAAATATAGGCAAGCTCGGGTGCACTGAGTTGGCTAAAAGGTGGACCAACCACACACTCTTTGAAGCAACAAAGAAGGCTTGCAAAATTGGCTCTGGCCAAGCCCTGTTCCAACCCAACATGGCCACAATTTCACTCATTTTCCTGTCACAAAACCTGCTAAACTCTTCACTGAAATGCCTTGTCCCCTTGTTCAACACTTGTTCCCATTTCAAACCACGAAGAAAGTTGAAGGACTCGAAGTTAGCCGTGCACCTATCAATCGGGTTCAAGATTTGATTCGAGGCATTCCTTCGAAACCCAATTGATTCAAAGTCTTCATAAAAAGCCTTGTTTAGTAAAGCCTCCAGGTAAAACACCAAACTTCTGGGGTTCTTTGAGAGTGAGAATTTTATATCATAAGGTTGGAGGAGAACTGAAATTCTTTCGTTTACTCTGCTCCCCATGTGCCTAAGTTGCATGGTGAGTGAACGGCTTAATAGCTTGACCGAAGACCGAGACTCCGAAACAGAAACCAGAAAGTGTTCAATCACTTTGCCATTAAGCCCCATTGAGCTGTGTCCATTACTGTGGCTAGTCTTTATTCCCATTTGATATGGCGAGTTGGTGGTGCTACATTCTTCGAGCCCAGATTTCAAGTTATAGCAATAGGCTTCGAGCTTGTTGAGCTTCTTCTCTAGCTCAGCCATGGAGTACTTAAGCCTTGAAGCTTCAAGAAGAGCCTCATCTCTCTTTCCTGTAGCGTGAATAAGCTTCTGTGAGAGCTCAGCCACTGCAATATTCTTCCACTGCTCCTCTCTCGCCGCCGCCTCTGTGGGACTAGACCTCGGGCTCTTCCTCGTTAAAGATAACAATATGGACTTGAATATGCCATTGGGACTTGCAAtcgatgaagaagaagaagaagaaaaagtggaGTGCTTGTTGAGGCCATTGTTGTCGAGTGGAACCACAGAGATTTTCTCACGCGCGTGTGGACGACAATTGTTGCAACGCACTGCAGTAGTACCATCTTCTACTCCGTTGGCATCAGAATCTGACTGCTTAATCTTCTTGGGTTTGCCAATAATTTTGTGAGGCTGATGAAGTGGCGTAGGGTGGTGCCTTAGCGCACTTGGTGTAGTCTCTCTACTCTGCCTTTGTTCATTGTTATATTCATCTTCATTTTCACATTCTTGAATctacaacaaacaaacataaaaaataatataaaaaaaaactgcatcaaataaaacattaatttcCAATTGTTTTATGTTAatgttttaattaatatttatatatgtgtgtactTACTGGAGTGAAGTGTGATGATAGGTGAGGAGGAGGGGATTTagagggaggaggaggagatttagaggaagaagaagaagaagaagaagaatgagccaTGTTgcttatggtttttttttttttttttttgggttgccTTTTTGCCTCATCTAACAAAATAAAAGGCTCCTtctaccccaaaaaaaaaaaaaaaaaaagggcaaaataAAAGAGTCAATTAGTAGTAaggcatttgttaataaattatttttttaaaaaaaatttaatgtaatgATAATATTAAAGTTTTAtcttaaaatatttgttaatatattatttttaaaaaattttaatatattggtatgaaaatttgaatagtactttaactacaaactattttataatacttttacaaataattaatatatcaaATTCTTACTAATTTTCATCTTAACACCActaatattatttgtttatttatcaataatcactcattACATAAAACTATTTGTTTACTTACCCATAATCATACGTTACATAAAACTGGTAAAATAGTTTGTCTTgcattttccttaaaaattaatcaaatgcTTTTAGTTGGGAGTGTACCTGTTCTGTTTCAAGCTCTTTTcgttttctttcattttcttgttcGGTTGTATTTTCGTCGTCTTGTAATCATCAACCATGGTTGAGAAACGCATGTAGAGGATTAGTTAGCACGAGTTCGGATTAGACATAGTGCATGGTACACGCTCAGATTTTTGTCTTTCATCGTGATGATGATCCATATATAGTGGAACTTGGATTTGACTATTGAGTCTGTCTATTGACCACGTCAAGGATGATTTTGATTCAAAAGGATCAATCATTCGTTGGATTGATGGGCAACTTGCTGAGGTCATAGCATGTACACCAGTGTTCATGTGTGTAGCAAAACTCTCTGAACATTTCTTTTTCTGCATAAACATAATTTTCATCTGCTACtagttttgattaaaaaaacaattgctTGAAACATGTTATTTTGTAGTTTAACATGGAAAGTGGATACGAAGTTCCTAAAATATTAGTGAACATGTGGAAAATTATGTGAATATTGCATTACTTTGATAAAACCTACCTAGAGAAGATGCATGAATAATGTTAAAAATAcgaatttttttacaaaatattaatataatgcGTGATTctcaataaatgaaaaatgatgttaatagtgaacctaaataaaaatcaataaaaagttGACCATATCAactgtttgtaaaaatgttgtaataaaataatctaTGACTGTTACATTACTCAGAGAAGATTAGGGACCGAGACTGATCAATGgttagaaacaaaaatatgCTTGGCTTAGCCAATAGATTTCCTTGACATCCCCATGGTTTTATGTCATGGCCATTTTAGTCTGAAAACAAAGAGGGAGCACGGATGGTTTGTAATGTGTAACCAGAAAAGTCGACACCTTTTGTCTAGGTACACACGTACACACATACACAGTAAAttcattttgaagaaaaatattcgGTTCAAGTGTGAATGTTTTCCGTGGCGGCGCCACTGGCCAGTGGTCCAGGACCACCCtaaactaggaaaaaaaaatttatatataataatttaaaattttatacttgtttaccttaaaaaaaaaatttgggactaccttaaattttttttttttgtcaataaaattaaattttggttcataatttgagcaacttaacaatatattggagtttttcaaacaaaaagaaaaaaactcaaaaaatatttgaatgaaaATCTGAAAAAAGGCAGGGGCTTGATTCCTTGACTAAGCATTCTGAGCGGTTCTCAGACACTTTTACATCTacgttttaaattttattagatcTTCATCTACACTTTTACATCTACGTTTTGCCTTCCTCCTTGTTCATAACTTCTATGTCTTCTACCAGTACCAGTGTGACAGTATCTTTTCTcaagttttgagttttaaatttttcaatACGAAATTTTTTTAACTGTACCGATACCTTTATtcatttcttatctttttttcttcttctttttttttttttttttccttttgaggtttttcgatttacagaatgcaaatttgttttggttttaagaaccattttttttttttaagcacaaacttcatgccggccaaatcttgaatttcggccggtatttaCCAAAATATTCTGAAACACCTGAAATAGACCAGAATGacccaaattttttcaaagtgaaaTAGGGTGGGTTACTATTCCGGTTTGTTTACCGATATGGTATTTTCTTGCCAgaacaaaattaataacattgaatCAAACCTAATTACCTAAAAGCTAAAAGGAAATACGATTATGTAATTTATACTTCTTAAAGAACGCCCTGGACTAAATTCCTGGAGCCAccactaaatatttttttgctatTGTGGCAAATTCATATCAATAAATTAGCAATGCTTATATGAAATTAGGGTcttgttataaataatttgagGGAAGTTAACGGTGTCTTTAgagtatttgttaataaatcattttaggaaattttaaCATCatattcatgaaaaatataaaaagttgtccaAAAGATTAATTTTCCTATTacataaaaagttttaaaaactatttcttATACAAACAACCCTAAAGTatctgttaatttttccaacTAGATTAAGaacgcaatttttttttttttttgagaatcaaattaAGGGACATTGTTCCTTTTGAAGGTTTACCTCTCTAGTAGGCTAATACCATATTGGACTATTGGAGATTTGGGAGAAATTATAAAGTCCTCATAGTGGACCACGTCATTTGTCTACCATTCCAGTAAAAAACTCCtacttatttaaaattgctgagtcagtattcagtttttattaaaaattcacaattttaaacaagtgggaGTCTTTTACTGGAATGGCGGATTACATCACTTGTCCACCATGAGGACCCTATAATTTCTCGAGATTTGGTGTAGTACAATAGGCGGTAGGCGACTAGTAGTATCTTTGGGTGCAAATTATAATTATTGCATTTATATCATCAATTACTCCACATTCGATAGTTGAAAGCCGTATACTTGAGAAACTTGCTGGGAGTCCAGCAAGATTTCATGAATACATTTGCATttctttgtactttttttttttttttgagaaataattttaacttatggtatccgctcttgatgataatTCTTTATCATTAGTACAAAATACCAATCGATTTTTAGTATAAATAgagattgaacctcagatctttttgtaagatatatatatatatatatatatatatatatatatatatatatatatatatatatatatatagtatttctTTATAAATTCTTTGTAATTAGTTCCATGAAACTAAAATCTGTTTTCCAAAGTAGGAAcgacaaaaaataataataataataataataataatctataatTCCATATTACTTCCACGTTCAATGTCTTTGTCTCCTCTTCTGCAATATCATTCCACATTAATTAAGAATTTATAGTCTTCCTTTTAATGTGAATCCATTTTGAACCCTACCTACCATCAGGTCCGGGTGGTGGTAAAAAAAGGATTGGAAATAATAATGGGGAAAGGTTTTTGTGATCACAAAGTTCATACTATTTTTGTATTGGGttaatttggtttctttttttcttttcttctttatacaatatataatttttactctaatttaatctaagtgtatatatatatgtgtgtgaagttccctcCTAAAGATTTGAACTCCAgctcttaccccccacactccacaagcacttatacttgtggagtgaccatcgcaccaagagtgtgcAGTTGTGTgttaatttggtttctaactCTTTGCTATTGTGTCTTTAGTTactaataaatgaaaaatgttcATCCTTATTATTAAGAACAAGATCATTTTGATACCATACCAAAAGATTAAGgacactttattttttaaatagaaaaaacataaagataCTTATTTGTTGTTTATCATTTATATTATGTGTCAGTTTAATCTATAatcttttgatatatatatatataaacaatattaTCTAAGACACAAACATATAAGGGAATGGATGAAATAAGGAAATATACTCACACGCCAAcattaaaattatatgtaataatTAATGCGAcagagcaagtgataaactcttttcaatatcacaccttactaAAGGAggattatcattaaaaaaaaaaatcacaatgttGACAGTAAAGTGGGAAAGTGTTGTTCTCGAAATTATTGAAGCAGCTAAAATCTTAGACTGTGTCAAACTCATTCATTTATGACTACATCAAAAGGAAGGTTGTCACATTTATAGCCGTATTTAATTCTCCAACTGCAATATTTATGCCCCAACTGCTCACATTTATTCCGACAGATAAACGTACCTGCCGGTGGATCACAATTCACAAGCCACATCCACACCACACCAACCAAGTCTAACGTAAGAGAGAGATAAATGTTGGTTTACATGTGAAGTTAATTAAAATGTGAGTCACAACGGGGTCTTGGACTCTTGGGGttgatttttctcaaaaaataaaaaagactcgTGGGGTTGATATTTTTTGAGATCTAATATGATATTATGATTCGGCAAGTGGTTTATACTCTcgtaaaatgttaaaattactatttttttttttacaaataaactagtattaatataatataatataatataatgtaaataaaaataataatatttgtaGTGAGGTCTAAATAAGAACTAGTAATAATTTGTCATatcagtaatttgtaaaaaagagtTTGTAGCTATAGTATAACTCTGATTGATCAAGATAAATAGTTATTAAGTAAGTGAAAAAAGTGATGTTTATGATAGTTAAAGGCTTTATAACTGAATTGGCACCTCTCCATGCACAAAGTATTTAGGAGTCTAAGGGAAAAAGGTTCAAGCTGCGAGGTTaacagcatgttgtaattatctctaaaaaaaaagtgatgttaataataagttcaaatatcaaatttttagctcccattatataaataagttaccgaaaataagatatatataaacaaataactaTCGCAAGAGGTGTGACTTGTAAATACAAACTAGTActataattttagaaattcgGAGGATGGCTTCCACCctcaaaaagtttttataaactTAGCACAGATGGCCATGGGTAGGTTGGAAGCCATCCATGACTAGCAAGGGGAAGGGAACTCAGTCGGGATAATAAGGAAAAATGGGCTGTGGTTTCTAATTCTCTAGAAGAATTTGGGATCACAAGGTTAGTTGTGGCAGAATGTTGAGCTTTTAAGGGATGAATCAATTTGTAATGGCTTTACAACATAATAGGGAGAATTTATTGCAAAAATGGATGACATGCTAAGAATTAGTtgggaacaatttatttagttaaaattgaaaattctttAGTGAAAATACTGTATATAAAGTTAAAGGCTAACTGAAATAATACATTAAGACTtgtgaataataccaaaaaatacaatagaactcataaataataataaaaataaattaaacagtataaaaaaaaaaaaactgtctgCTAATGCCAAACGCAATTACCCTGTGAATGAAACGTCACAGTCTGACATATTAAGTGCCATGTTACTTGAATTACAATTACCTCCTTAACACAGTGGCCCATGTCGCGGGCCATGGCTCAGCGTGCTTCCCATAACCTGTGGTATGTAATAATTCTTCTCCCATCACTCATTTAGTTTGAGATATGCTTGGAAGTTGGATGTTAatcttttgttatttgattGAAAgttctctttatatataaagagagtACCTCATTAACGAGttgaatttttgaaatcaaGCATAAGTACTATGAAAGAAATTTTTATGCAGGTTTTTGGGAAAAATAGGGTTGTGTTATGGACAATGTGTTTATGCTTTATTTGCATCTCCATccatgtgtgtatatatgtatacatatattctgtttaatgagatattttattgataacaacaaggaagaagaaagcGGAGAGTCTTCCACGTAAGAGTTTGCATGGGTTGGGTAAGATTGggtttgaaggttttttttttttttttttaaatccaaccTTGTCTGGTTGAGGAATTTACAACCTAATCCAATCTATCATATGTGTAgaaaccaacccaacccaaatGAGTCAGTGGGTtatgttaactttttttttttcctttttcttcttcttcttcttttaaaaaaaaaaaatttaaagaacaatcACAAAGCTTACATATTTCATACCTCATAAAAAATTGGACTTTTGtcaactatttaaatatttttttcaataaattattataaatcaCGTAATATGCTTAACTTatattccaaaatttcaaattatttaaaattaatttttaaaatatcaaaataaatcacacaaaaaattaaaataagtataataaaataactttatacattcatacatacatacatatatatttatatgagcaagacttaggtacagtacttaggtactgttccttaggttcccattttaagattctgccatgtggattttttcttatagatggaagtgtatttttttttttaattaaatagtcACATAGCTAAATCTTAAGAAAGAAATCTAAAGTATTGTACATAAGTtttatcctatatatataatgtgctgaaaaaactatcaattcAAACTTAACCTAGCCCGAAGCTCACATTAAAATCCTAATCCAATCCAACCCATCAATCTACAAAAACCAACACAAAAACATAATATTGGGTCAGTTTTGTCAAGTTGATGGGTTGTATGCACACCAAGTAGGGATAGAGAAAATGTTGCAGGCCCTAGGAGTTACAAAAGCTGGCCTAGGAGGCCAAATTTTGGGCCGATACATTAGCACCCTTGGGAACAAAACATCATGGATCATCAACAAGGAAGAAATATCACAAACAAGATTAGAAATTTCCCAAGGAGTGTCCTCAACTTTCCCGGTGATGACATCCAAAAGCCCTTAAGCATCCCCTTCAAACAACAGTAAACTAAATTGTATTCAAAAGAGTCCACAATAGAGGATTCTCGGCCTAAGCTGCCTTTGCCTCGGCCCCAAGGAAATCCGCTTTGTACAGGCATGGATTTTGGAATCCCTGTGGTTTTGAATCACAGCAATACTTAAACTTCTTTTGCTTGTTAGTATTATCCTACATagattttttgggcttttattaTGCTCATCTGTGGTGGTTGCTATTTGGCACAGTGGACCTAATGCAAATGGGCTAATCATGCTGTGTGTTCTTTTAGGTTCCTAGAGAGGCTAATCAAGCTGCTCACTCCTCAGGTAAATGCcacttcaaactttttttttttttttttttgtgtgacaAACCTCTTCCTATTCCCTAGTTTTTGCAAGGCTTAAAGCTTGGGTTCCCCCTAGTTGTGATCCCTTTCCACCTTCTGTAGTACAAGACATTTATtccagaacaaaaaaaaaacaaagccaaGCTCGTTAGTAGTTGTCTCTACTCTTAC from Castanea sativa cultivar Marrone di Chiusa Pesio chromosome 6, ASM4071231v1 includes:
- the LOC142640579 gene encoding IRK-interacting protein-like, giving the protein MAHSSSSSSSSSKSPPPPSKSPPPHLSSHFTPIQECENEDEYNNEQRQSRETTPSALRHHPTPLHQPHKIIGKPKKIKQSDSDANGVEDGTTAVRCNNCRPHAREKISVVPLDNNGLNKHSTFSSSSSSSIASPNGIFKSILLSLTRKSPRSSPTEAAAREEQWKNIAVAELSQKLIHATGKRDEALLEASRLKYSMAELEKKLNKLEAYCYNLKSGLEECSTTNSPYQMGIKTSHSNGHSSMGLNGKVIEHFLVSVSESRSSVKLLSRSLTMQLRHMGSRVNERISVLLQPYDIKFSLSKNPRSLVFYLEALLNKAFYEDFESIGFRRNASNQILNPIDRCTANFESFNFLRGLKWEQVLNKGTRHFSEEFSRFCDRKMSEIVAMLGWNRAWPEPILQAFFVASKSVWLVHLLANSVHPSLPIFRVDLGVGFDGVYMEDMGGDKVKQLVPSAEVRIMVAPGFYVYGSAVKCKVLCKYYNETNNDQSNVEGTGVIV